The following coding sequences lie in one Longimicrobiaceae bacterium genomic window:
- a CDS encoding PAS domain-containing sensor histidine kinase: MSLWDDNAPPPPGGAEQAGGEPGGSLATDGSGLYRLLVESVQDYAIFALDTDGRILSWNAGAERLKGYRPAEIIGQHFSVFYPPEDLAAGKPERELRDAARDGRVEDEGWRVRKDGSWFWSNVVITALRDEAGALVGYAKVTRDLTERRRATEMLRQSEERFRLLVQNVKDYAIFMLDPQGYVASWNEGAQRIKGYTRDEIVGRHFSTFYPAVDLAAGKPAWELEIAKAEGKYEEEGWRIRKDGSRFWASVLITAVYGDRGDLLGFAKVTRDLTERRATELRMVADARRLAEAEASSRTKSEFLTSLSHELRTPINATLGYAELIEMGVGGPVTVQQGEYLARIRATQQHLLGIINDLLNYSRIEAGQVEYELGPVAVHQVVETVAPMLEPQAKAKGVTIGHGPCPDGLVGRADRAKTEQIVLNLMGNAVKFTPAGGHVRVSCGARGDLVYIEVADTGGGIPADQHTAIFEPFVQLGRSLTSGHEGTGLGLAISRDLARAMDGDLIVESTPGKGATFTLTLRGM; this comes from the coding sequence ATGAGCTTGTGGGACGACAACGCCCCGCCCCCGCCCGGCGGCGCGGAGCAGGCCGGGGGCGAACCTGGCGGGAGCCTGGCCACCGACGGCTCCGGGCTCTACCGTCTGCTGGTGGAGAGCGTGCAGGACTACGCCATCTTCGCGCTCGACACCGACGGCCGCATCCTGAGCTGGAACGCCGGCGCCGAGCGCCTCAAGGGCTATCGCCCCGCCGAGATCATCGGGCAGCACTTCTCCGTCTTCTACCCGCCCGAGGACCTGGCCGCCGGCAAGCCCGAGCGCGAGCTGCGCGACGCCGCACGCGACGGCCGCGTCGAGGACGAGGGCTGGCGGGTACGCAAGGACGGCTCGTGGTTCTGGAGCAACGTGGTCATCACCGCGCTGCGCGACGAGGCCGGCGCGCTGGTGGGCTACGCCAAGGTCACGCGCGACCTCACCGAGCGCCGCCGCGCCACCGAGATGCTGCGCCAGAGCGAGGAGCGCTTCCGGCTTTTGGTGCAGAACGTGAAGGACTACGCCATCTTCATGCTCGACCCGCAGGGCTACGTGGCGAGCTGGAACGAGGGCGCACAGCGCATCAAGGGCTACACCAGGGACGAGATCGTGGGGCGGCACTTCTCCACCTTCTACCCCGCCGTGGACCTGGCGGCCGGCAAGCCCGCCTGGGAGCTGGAGATCGCCAAGGCCGAGGGGAAGTACGAGGAGGAGGGATGGCGCATCCGCAAGGACGGTTCGCGCTTCTGGGCAAGCGTGCTCATCACCGCCGTGTACGGCGACCGTGGCGACCTGCTGGGCTTCGCCAAGGTGACGCGCGACCTCACCGAGCGCCGCGCGACCGAACTGCGCATGGTGGCGGACGCCCGCCGCCTCGCCGAGGCCGAGGCTTCCAGCCGCACCAAGAGCGAGTTCCTTACCTCGCTGTCGCACGAGCTGCGCACGCCCATCAACGCCACGCTGGGCTACGCCGAGCTGATCGAGATGGGCGTGGGCGGGCCCGTGACCGTGCAGCAGGGCGAGTACCTGGCGCGGATCCGGGCCACGCAGCAGCACCTGCTGGGCATCATCAACGACCTGCTCAACTACAGCCGCATCGAGGCGGGGCAGGTGGAGTACGAGCTGGGGCCGGTAGCGGTGCATCAGGTCGTGGAGACGGTGGCGCCCATGCTGGAGCCGCAGGCGAAGGCCAAGGGGGTCACCATCGGCCACGGCCCGTGCCCGGACGGGCTGGTGGGCCGTGCGGACCGGGCCAAAACCGAGCAGATCGTGCTGAACCTGATGGGCAACGCGGTGAAGTTCACGCCCGCGGGCGGCCACGTTCGCGTGAGCTGCGGCGCGCGGGGAGACCTGGTCTACATCGAGGTGGCGGACACGGGCGGCGGCATTCCGGCAGACCAGCACACCGCCATCTTCGAGCCCTTCGTTCAGCTCGGCCGCTCGCTCACGAGCGGGCACGAGGGCACCGGCCTGGGCCTGGCCATCAGCCGCGACCTAGCGCGCGCCATGGACGGCGACCTCATCGTGGAAAGCACCCCCGGGAAAGGCGCGACGTTCACGCTGACGCTTCGGGGGATGTAG
- a CDS encoding ATP-binding protein, whose translation MRLRADQKLFLSYLAITAAVVGALTFGVGSTLRSHLMEMVAADMRREVVLARAMVAQNAGLPPDSLADWLGNLSGRRVTIIDRTGRVLGDSRVDGADLRALENHAHRPEVAAALAGRIGQDVRRSHSLGSEQMYVAAPGPHGEAIRVAVTLDEMHAAVRRVQNGIFGVGLVALVLTGLLSFGFSIAVTRPLRQLAGVARAMAAGDLDRRSPLHDHDELGELADALDTLAAELQRRLGQLEGERADVQALIDAMSEGVIAVGRDGRVRRANPAARRIFSIAGNPRGIDPETVTRQPAFRELLGHAMEGRAGAPTEMADADRQLLATAQPLPGGGAVMVFLDVSELRRLEGVRRDFVANASHELKTPLTVIRGYSETLLDDSLPPDLRRQFAGTVKDNADRLQRIVDDLLDLSRLESGGWRVHPEILSVPEVAAEAWAPFAADAARKDARFAIEGAPEAEYVSADPSALRQVLSNLFSNSLRYLPPGGTIRVRAVPAQGPGAFPANGAGPSVANGGNGSAGKAASTVALPTPAKRLGDAGRTGDAAGSDDAGRLGETARSADAARPADAGFSGDAGRNGIAEDAERSVASGDAEQSWVAIEVSDTGSGIPAAHLPRIFERFYRADTARSRAEGGTGLGLSIVRHLIERHGGTVEATSEVGHGTTIRFTLPVPEEVPEDAETA comes from the coding sequence GTGCGTCTCAGGGCAGACCAGAAGCTCTTCCTCAGCTACCTCGCCATCACCGCCGCCGTGGTGGGCGCGCTCACCTTCGGCGTGGGCAGCACGCTGCGCAGCCACCTGATGGAGATGGTGGCGGCCGACATGCGCCGCGAGGTGGTGCTTGCGCGCGCCATGGTCGCGCAGAACGCCGGCCTCCCGCCGGACTCGCTCGCCGACTGGCTGGGCAACCTGAGCGGCCGCCGCGTCACCATCATCGACCGCACAGGGCGCGTGCTGGGCGACTCGCGGGTGGACGGCGCGGACCTGCGCGCGCTGGAGAACCACGCGCACCGGCCCGAGGTGGCCGCCGCGCTGGCCGGCCGCATCGGGCAGGACGTGCGGCGCAGCCACTCCCTGGGCAGCGAGCAGATGTACGTGGCCGCGCCCGGCCCGCACGGCGAGGCGATCCGCGTGGCGGTGACGCTCGACGAGATGCACGCCGCGGTTCGCAGGGTGCAGAACGGCATCTTCGGCGTGGGGCTGGTGGCGCTGGTGCTCACCGGGCTGCTCTCGTTCGGCTTCAGCATCGCGGTCACGCGGCCGCTGCGGCAGCTTGCGGGCGTGGCGCGGGCCATGGCGGCGGGCGACCTGGACCGCCGCTCGCCGCTGCACGACCACGACGAGCTGGGCGAGCTGGCCGACGCGCTCGACACGCTGGCGGCCGAGCTACAGCGCCGGCTGGGCCAGCTGGAGGGCGAGCGGGCCGACGTGCAGGCGCTGATCGACGCCATGTCCGAGGGCGTGATCGCTGTGGGCCGCGACGGGCGGGTGCGCCGCGCCAATCCCGCGGCGCGCCGCATCTTCTCGATCGCCGGGAACCCGCGCGGCATCGACCCCGAGACGGTCACGCGGCAGCCCGCTTTCCGCGAGCTGCTGGGCCACGCCATGGAAGGCCGCGCCGGCGCGCCCACCGAGATGGCCGACGCGGACCGGCAGCTGCTGGCCACCGCGCAGCCGCTGCCCGGCGGGGGCGCGGTGATGGTGTTCCTGGACGTGTCGGAGCTGCGGCGGCTGGAGGGGGTGCGGCGCGACTTCGTGGCCAACGCCTCGCACGAGCTGAAGACGCCGCTCACCGTGATCCGCGGCTACAGCGAGACGCTGCTGGACGACTCGCTGCCGCCCGACCTTCGCCGCCAGTTCGCGGGCACCGTCAAGGACAACGCCGACCGGCTGCAGCGCATCGTGGACGACCTGCTGGACCTGTCGCGCCTGGAGTCCGGCGGCTGGCGCGTGCACCCGGAGATCCTCTCCGTCCCCGAGGTCGCCGCCGAGGCCTGGGCCCCCTTCGCGGCCGACGCGGCCCGCAAGGACGCGCGCTTCGCCATCGAAGGCGCCCCGGAGGCCGAGTACGTCTCCGCCGATCCGTCCGCGCTGCGGCAGGTGCTGTCCAATCTCTTCAGCAACAGCCTGCGCTACCTTCCCCCCGGCGGCACCATCCGCGTCCGCGCCGTCCCGGCCCAAGGCCCCGGTGCCTTCCCGGCCAACGGAGCGGGTCCGTCTGTCGCGAACGGTGGCAACGGCAGTGCAGGGAAGGCCGCATCCACCGTCGCCCTTCCGACGCCGGCGAAACGGTTGGGAGATGCAGGACGGACGGGGGATGCGGCAGGGTCTGACGATGCGGGCCGACTGGGCGAGACGGCGCGTTCGGCAGACGCGGCGCGCCCGGCGGATGCCGGATTTTCGGGGGATGCGGGGCGGAACGGCATCGCGGAAGATGCGGAGCGGTCGGTGGCTTCGGGAGATGCGGAGCAGTCGTGGGTCGCCATCGAGGTGAGCGACACGGGCTCCGGGATCCCGGCGGCGCACCTGCCGCGCATCTTCGAGCGCTTCTACCGCGCGGACACGGCGCGGTCGCGGGCCGAGGGCGGGACCGGGCTGGGGCTCTCCATCGTCCGCCACCTCATCGAGCGCCACGGCGGCACCGTGGAGGCCACCAGCGAGGTCGGCCACGGCACCACCATCCGCTTCACCCTCCCCGTCCCCGAAGAGGTGCCCGAGGACGCCGAGACGGCCTAG